The sequence ATAGACCGCAATTCCGTTGTCAGCGAGCGTCTGAGTAAATGCCTCGATCTGTGACGCGGTAGAGACGAAAACGACGTCGGGCTTGAGGGCGATGATCGACTCCATATTTGGCGTAATCGTGTCGCCGATCTTGGGTATCGCCTTGGCCTCGACAGGATAATTGCAGAATGTCGTGACACCGACCAGACGGTCGCCGGCGCCGGCGGCGAAGATATTCTCGGTCACGCTAGGCGCAGTCGAAACAACCCGCATGATCTTGACCGGCACGGTGACCGTTCTGCCCAGATCGTCGGTGACGACACGAATCGGCTTAGCACTCGTTTCGGGGGCTTCGACTGCCGACGGTTTTTGGCAGCCCACAAGGACAAGCACCAGGAGCGCCACCAAGCTCGTTCTGTATCTTACCTCATCCCTCATCCCTCGTCCCTTAAAAGCAAACGCCCTGTTCTCCGCGTCCACGATGCGGAAAACAGGGCATTGTAACCTTGTTTGCCTGCGATGTTTTGACGCGAAACATCTCTCTTGGCAATAAGTGTCCGATCAGGCTGCCCGGCTATACGGTGACGCGATCGCGCGGGACTTTCACCCGCTTCCCCTATCGAACACTATTTACTCAAAGAACAAGGTTGGAATTATTACGCCTCAATGGGCGCAAGTCAAACCGTCGGCCTCACGGAATGTACTTCTTTGGTACAGGCGTATCAGACGGCACGCCGAAATTCGCCTGCATAAAGCCGGCGGTACTGCGATTGATGTACCACGCTCCACCGCGAAATACGCCGATGTCGTCGCTTCCGTCGCCGTCATAATCGCCCGGCACCGGGACATCTCCGTTGATCCCCCATTGTGCCCCGACGAACTGGCCATTTGTGCTGTTCAGTCGATACCAGAAGCCGTCGGCCGGACGGAACACGGCGACGTCCTCCTTGTTGTCGCCGTCATAATCCGCGTGGACGGGCATATCGCCATTCTGGCCAAAACCGACGGTATAGAAGCCACCGGTGCTGTTTGCCCGGAACCACACACCGTTCGACGGCCTGAAAACAGTTAGGTCATCAATGCCGTCACCGTCGTAATCACCCGCGGCCGGCAAGTCGCCATTCTGGCCAAATTGCGATGAGCCATACTGGCTATTGCTGCTGTTTTGCCAATACCATGTGCCCTCGGTCGGACGAAATACGACGACATCGTCCTTCTGGTCACCGTCGCGGTCGCCGGCCTGCGGAATATCACCGGCGGTCCCGAAGCTTGTTTGGACAAAGGCACCGTTGCTGCTGTTAAGCCGATACCATGTGCCATCTGAAGGCCGCCATACGGCGATATCCGTCTTGCCGTCGGCGTCAAAATCGCCCGGTGTCGGAATATCTTCGGCCGTGCCAAACTGCGTGCCGAGGAACCCTTGTGTCGAACGGTCGAGATACCAATCGCCGTTACTCGGACGATAGACCGAAACATCCGTCTTGCCGTCGCCATCAAAATCGGCACGCGACCTGACCGCGACAGATGCGCAGGTAAAACTCCCCGAAATGATAATGGAATCGACGTTCCACCCGCCGCCCGCAGGCGCCGTATTGTCGTCGGCACCAAAACGGAATCGCAACTGGACGTTCTGTCCGGCTGCGGCGGACGGTAATCTCGCGATCGTCGTCAGGTATCCGCCCGAGTTACCGGTCCATGCCGGCCGGTTAGACAACGGATTATTCGTCCCGCCGCCAAGTGAGCCGTTGTAGCCATTTTGGACAAACGCTCCGCCGGCGGTGACGATATCCTGGAATGGGCCGCCCGCGACGCTCACTTCAAGCAAGCCGCCGTCCCAGCCGTCTTCAGTGTTATACCTGTTCCTAAACGAAACGAGCGCGGCGGCAGAGCTGATCGGCAGGGCCGGGGTCGTAAGGTCTGTCCCGCCGCCGACCGATGTCGGGTCGGCCGCGAACGCTGAATTAATACCTGTATCCGGATTCGTGGCGGTGGTCACAAAATTGATTCCGCCCGCGACCGGCGTTGCCGTCCAGCCCGCAGGAAAATTCGGTGCAGTCACACTGTCAAAATTCTCGGTAGCTGTGGTCGTCGGTGCACCGATCACGACCGTGCGTGAGAACTGGACAGCGCCAATATTGTTGTCGCCCGTAAAGTTGAGCGTAAGCACGCTGCCGCAAGGCGTGTTCGCCGGCACGGTATACGACATGTCTCGCGTCACCGTCGATCCGCTCGCGATCGGGCCGTAATTGGCTGAGCCTCCGCCCGCGACCATCAGCGTCATCGCTGTGACCGGAACGCCAGTCGCATTGCTGATCGGCACGGTAAGCGTTACCGGTTCGCCCGGTTCCGGAAAGCCGTTGTTATTGCCCTGCGCGTCTGATACGGTGAGCGTCGGCGATTGGGTCACATTAGGAAGCGCGAATGACTCTACGACACGTGTCGAGCCACCGCTGCCGTTCACCAGAACGGCCGCATTGGCGCCAACGCCTCTGATAGCGAAACCTGCCCACACATCGCGAACATCGGCGTCCGCTTCGGGAGCACGCGAACTCGCCTGAGCAGCCGCGAGGATCGCATCGCGTTCCGTAACAAACGTTGGCCCGAGCGGCGCGAGCTTCATTCCGTCCATTACCAGCTGCAGTGTCTTTCGATTACCTTCCTCCCAGCCAAGCCGGGCGACAAACTTTGCACGGACTTCCCACAATGTTGTGCTCCACACCTCGCCCTGGTTATGCACCTGATCGGCGGTGCCCGTAAATCGCGGAGCATACGCTCCATCGCTGAGATTCATCTGAGTCGAATCTACATCGGCAAACGTCAGCGGATTGTGCGGCCGGTTGTTCGGGCCGCCCGTGAAAGCCATCACTGCCTTTGGAAACCGACGAATGCCGTAATAGTAATTGTTCACGCCGGGGCCGCTGAGATATGTGTCGTAGCTGCCGGTGGAGTAGATGCCGTTGATCGGATCTGACGCCTGGCTGAGCATTGCGTGGCCAAAGAAATCGCCCCAGCCCTCGCCCATGCCCCCGGACTGCTGGGTCGAGAGGCCTGAACCGTTCCCGTGCAGGCGGTTTGATGTGCCGTGCGTTAGCTCGTGAATCACAACATCGGCGTCAAGGTTGCCGTCAATGTCAGGGTTTGGCGCGGTCCATAGATACATCTGCATGCGGCCGCGGCCGCCGTCGGCAGGCGTTGAGAAATTTGCGTTGTTCGATCCTGACGAATCCTGCCCCTCGGCACGAACGCGATCGTTCCCGTTACCCTGGCCGGTAAAGTTTACATGTTGAAAGTTTCGGGCAGCTTCGGTAAATCCGAGCCGGTAAGCCTCGTCGTGATACCAGTTAGTGATGTAGAAGAGCTGCGTGACGGTCCCTTGCTGGAACGCCGACCCCGGATATGTCTGCGTCGCCGGAAGCGGGGCCTCGCCCGTGTTGGTGTTTGGATCAAAGGGGCTGTAAGTGAACGAGAAGAGGCGAGTCGGACTCGTCGCTTCGCTGTCGGTATCGACACCATCCGGCGAAGCGCGGTCGAGTCCGGCCTGGACGTTGTTTCCGTCGGTTTTCGTCCCGCCATCGGTGATCCAGCCGTTGTTATTGAATGTGTATGGCGGCTCGTTACCGATCCGCGTGATCAAGGTCCGAGCAAGAGCGGGCCCTTGTGCGCCATTTGGCGATGTCGGGCCGGGCGTCATCGGGAACGGATTGTCCGCCACCTGGATCATCGCGTTCGGGTTGGCGTAAACCTCATAGGTCGCCGCCTGCGATTGATCTGCCGTAATATTCTTGCGCCAAAGCATCACGCCTGTGCGGGCATCGACGATGACGTAAAACGCATTCACCGGCTGCCATATCAGGACTCGCCACGCAGGCACGGCCACGCCCGGCTCGGTCGGAAAATACATCTTTTCAGCAGTCGTGGCCGAGTCGCCTGTCCCAAACGTTGCCTTGATCTCCGTCGAGTCGGCTGCGTTGAATCGCAGATCCAATCGCGAACCATCGTTGTTGATGAACGCCGCTGCTTTCTTGACCGCCGTTAGCGGATCGCCGAAGTCTGTCGATAAAGAGCCGTAGTCCAATGCCGGTGCAAGATTATTGATCACACGAACCATCTCACCTTGCTTGGTAAATCCGGCCTTGACCTCGCCGCGAAATACCGGAATGCCGTTGATCTCTTGCTCAAGCACCACGAATGACAGGTTGCCGTCAGGATTTGTGTAATCTGCGGTCACCTTGAGGGCGTCGATCTGCTCGTCGGTCGCTCCGACCAATTCGGTGTTCTGTTTGAGAAAATCGCTGAGGATGCGCGGCCGCTGGATTGAAGCCGGAGCCGTCAAAAACACGCGTCCCAATTGCACGTCCGGGCCTATCACCTCTGGGATGCGGATGTCGTCGTTATAGACGATCTTGAGCGATGGGACGCTTTGCCTCAACGCCGCTTCGCCGCGGACGAAGCCATCGCGCAGATCGGCGACCTGCGATGCGCTTTTGCCGGCCGCCGTCCGGAATGCAGCTATCTGATCGGCTTTCTTCTTGTCCGAGCGGATATCGTAGTTAGGCAATTCGGGCACCTGGCTCGATGTCCTCTCGATAAGGCCGTTCGCGGCGCGCGAACGCCACTGAAACGGGACTGACAAAACCAGCGCGACCAATGCAAGGGCAAGAATGGTCAGCAACGCAGAGCGATTTGAATTCAACGTCATGATTCGGGATAACCTCAGGAAAACATTAAGATAGGTGAAACGATGATTGTCCCAGATGGACACTCGCAAGTCAACGAAATGGCGGCTAAAAAAGGAGCAAAGCCAGCAGGCATCTCGCACGAGTCGGTCTTCGGCCCCGACGGTGTTATATCGCGATTTCATGACCATTACGAGCACCGCTTGGGCCAGATCGAAATGGCTGCGGCTATCAGCCGCGCATTCGCCGACAAGAAGCATCTGATCGTCGAGGCCGGCACC is a genomic window of Chloracidobacterium sp. containing:
- a CDS encoding M36 family metallopeptidase, which codes for MTLNSNRSALLTILALALVALVLSVPFQWRSRAANGLIERTSSQVPELPNYDIRSDKKKADQIAAFRTAAGKSASQVADLRDGFVRGEAALRQSVPSLKIVYNDDIRIPEVIGPDVQLGRVFLTAPASIQRPRILSDFLKQNTELVGATDEQIDALKVTADYTNPDGNLSFVVLEQEINGIPVFRGEVKAGFTKQGEMVRVINNLAPALDYGSLSTDFGDPLTAVKKAAAFINNDGSRLDLRFNAADSTEIKATFGTGDSATTAEKMYFPTEPGVAVPAWRVLIWQPVNAFYVIVDARTGVMLWRKNITADQSQAATYEVYANPNAMIQVADNPFPMTPGPTSPNGAQGPALARTLITRIGNEPPYTFNNNGWITDGGTKTDGNNVQAGLDRASPDGVDTDSEATSPTRLFSFTYSPFDPNTNTGEAPLPATQTYPGSAFQQGTVTQLFYITNWYHDEAYRLGFTEAARNFQHVNFTGQGNGNDRVRAEGQDSSGSNNANFSTPADGGRGRMQMYLWTAPNPDIDGNLDADVVIHELTHGTSNRLHGNGSGLSTQQSGGMGEGWGDFFGHAMLSQASDPINGIYSTGSYDTYLSGPGVNNYYYGIRRFPKAVMAFTGGPNNRPHNPLTFADVDSTQMNLSDGAYAPRFTGTADQVHNQGEVWSTTLWEVRAKFVARLGWEEGNRKTLQLVMDGMKLAPLGPTFVTERDAILAAAQASSRAPEADADVRDVWAGFAIRGVGANAAVLVNGSGGSTRVVESFALPNVTQSPTLTVSDAQGNNNGFPEPGEPVTLTVPISNATGVPVTAMTLMVAGGGSANYGPIASGSTVTRDMSYTVPANTPCGSVLTLNFTGDNNIGAVQFSRTVVIGAPTTTATENFDSVTAPNFPAGWTATPVAGGINFVTTATNPDTGINSAFAADPTSVGGGTDLTTPALPISSAAALVSFRNRYNTEDGWDGGLLEVSVAGGPFQDIVTAGGAFVQNGYNGSLGGGTNNPLSNRPAWTGNSGGYLTTIARLPSAAAGQNVQLRFRFGADDNTAPAGGGWNVDSIIISGSFTCASVAVRSRADFDGDGKTDVSVYRPSNGDWYLDRSTQGFLGTQFGTAEDIPTPGDFDADGKTDIAVWRPSDGTWYRLNSSNGAFVQTSFGTAGDIPQAGDRDGDQKDDVVVFRPTEGTWYWQNSSNSQYGSSQFGQNGDLPAAGDYDGDGIDDLTVFRPSNGVWFRANSTGGFYTVGFGQNGDMPVHADYDGDNKEDVAVFRPADGFWYRLNSTNGQFVGAQWGINGDVPVPGDYDGDGSDDIGVFRGGAWYINRSTAGFMQANFGVPSDTPVPKKYIP